A single Hippocampus zosterae strain Florida chromosome 17, ASM2543408v3, whole genome shotgun sequence DNA region contains:
- the gcgra gene encoding glucagon receptor, producing MSRLFLLSAMLLISGSIQMSPAVTLDQLHESWKLYMGECERNNSKAPLSTVLVCNRTFDKYACWPDGLPNTTVSVSCPWYLPWYHKVQHGLVYQECDANGQWLTMKNTSECDSNGPSQQYYSHIRIMYTVGYSLSLVALVLALSILICFRKLHCMRNNIHMNLFASFILRALSILIKDALMEANITSQDLSRDQEQGFPRASVSPVDLLVNNEITISCRTAAVMMQYSILANSYWLLVEGIYLHNLLVITVFTERNYFQIYLCIGWGTPLLFLVPWVIAKYLYENHECWGQNINMNYWWIIRSPILVAVVINFLIFIHIIKILVSKLRAHQMRYTDYKFRLAKSTLTLIPLLGIHQVVFIYVTDEATESTIGLRLTKLIIDLFFSSFQGLLVAILYCFVNKEVQSEVLKKWKRWKLGRNIEEEYRHTYSNTPNTKTASLLNHVSQRLPQVADGSTKPPTPVCSPEEWHVLVANGKAADQHEGTLSNCTMVDDMGLLDKAKSKHAESRH from the exons ATGTCCCCCGCCGTCACATTGGATCAACTGCATGAGAGCTGGAAGTTGTACATGGGCGAATGTGAGCGCAACAACAGCAAAGCCCCGCTGAGCACTG TGCTTGTGTGCAACAGAACCTTTGACAAGTATGCCTGTTGGCCCGATGGACTGCCGAACACGACGGTCAGCGTATCCTGTCCATGGTATCTGCCCTGGTACCATAAAG TTCAGCACGGTCTGGTGTACCAGGAGTGTGATGCTAATGGCCAGTGGCTCACTATGAAGAACACCAGCGAGTGTGACTCCAATGGCCCCAGTCAG cAGTACTACAGCCACATTCGGATCATGTACACAGTGGGATATTCCCTATCACTGGTGGCTCTGGTGTTGGCTTTGAGCATTCTTATATGCTTCAG GAAGCTGCACTGCATGAGGAATAACATTCACATGAACCTGTTTGCGTCCTTCATCTTGCGAGCGTTGTCCATCCTGATTAAAGATGCGCTGATGGAGGCAAACATCACGTCGCAGGACCTGAGCCGGGACCAGGAGCAGGGGTTCCCCCGGGCCTCTGTGTCACCTGTGGACCTGCTGGTGAACAATGAG ATAACCATCAGCTGTCGCACGGCCGCGGTGATGATGCAGTACAGCATATTGGCCAACAGCTACTGGCTCCTGGTGGAAGGAATTTACCTCCACAACCTGCTGGTCATCACCGTGTTTACAGAGAGGAACTATTTCCAGATCTACCTGTGCATTGGCTGGG GTACACCGTTATTATTCCTTGTGCCCTGGGTGATTGCAAAATATCTCTATGAGAATCATGA GTGCTGGGGCCAGAATATAAACATGAACTACTGGTGGATCATACGTTCCCCCATACTGGTGGCAGTTGTG ATCAACTTCCTGATCTTCATCCATATCATCAAAATTCTTGTGTCCAAACTGAGAGCGCATCAAATGAGATACACAGATTACAAATTCAG GTTGGCCAAGTCGACTCTCACCCTCATCCCACTGCTGGGCATCCATCAGGTGGTCTTTATTTATGTAACGGACGAGGCCACCGAAAGCACCATCGGACTGCGTCTCACCAAGCTGATCATTGatcttttcttctcctcattCCAG GGTCTCCTGGTGGCTATTTTGTACTGCTTCGTCAACAAAGAA GTTCAGTCGGAGGTCCTGAAAAAGTGGAAGCGCTGGAAACTGGGCCGAAACATCGAGGAGGAATACCGCCACACATACAGCAACACGCCCAACACCAAGACGGCCAGCCTGCTCAACCACGTCTCGCAGCGGCTGCCTCAAGTCGCCGACGGTTCCACCAAGCCGCCGACGCCCGTCTGCAGCCCCGAGGAGTGGCACGTCTTGGTGGCCAACGGCAAGGCGGCGGACCAACACGAGGGCACGCTCAGTAACTGCACCATGGTGGATGACATGGGCCTTCTCGACAAGGCCAAGAGCAAGCACGCCGAGAGCCGCCACTGA